One genomic window of Nicotiana sylvestris chromosome 10, ASM39365v2, whole genome shotgun sequence includes the following:
- the LOC104223620 gene encoding uncharacterized protein: protein MASVKAINSITSPTHTTRVTKSAFFTTPTWFQSKPKSLQLRTIKNIGLFLAKSSAKPNANQENAADKNMLNDPSSRIQPQPTSNQPLSSSTSSFSRGLVFDLGQKDSWDSTEIGSPVVKRYLSDEEERWYMWYYGRSNGKESIGLAVSSNGVHWERGEMAAKMSDDVGLVMNCGEDWWGFDTQSIRPCEVVIMSSAKVRANSSVYWLYYTGFSSEKIEFLDNSLDFSLENPETLYSDGEKGKIFKSLPGLAMSQDGRHWARIEGEHHSGALFDVGIEGEWDSLFIASPKVVFRSSGDLRMYYHSYDVEKGNFAIGIARSRDGIKWLKLGKIIGGGGKIGAFDELGVLNPHVVRNRKDGKYLMVYEGVDSNGRRSIGMAISSDGLKGWKRVQENPVLKKCEEQRWDSEGVGSPYLVQMDGDDQDHEWRLYYRGVGKNGRTGIGMAVSQGNEFQSFQRWTGFHL, encoded by the coding sequence ATGGCTAGTGTCAAAGCCATAAACTCCATTACATCACCTACTCATACAACAAGAGTCACCAAATCAGCATTTTTTACCACCCCCACATGGTTTCAGTCCAAACCCAAAAGCCTCCAACTCAGAACCATAAAAAATATTGGACTATTTCTAGCGAAGTCTAGTGCAAAACCAAATGCAAATCAAGAAAATGCAGCAGATAAAAACATGTTAAATGACCCAAGTTCAAGAATTCAACCACAGCCCACTTCAAATCAACCTCTATCCTCTTCAACTTCCTCATTTTCAAGGGGTTTAGTGTTTGATTTAGGACAAAAAGATTCATGGGACAGTACTGAAATTGGTTCACCAGTTGTAAAAAGATACCTTAGTGATGAGGAAGAAAGGTGGTACATGTGGTATTATGGGAGGTCAAATGGTAAAGAGTCAATTGGTTTAGCAGTTTCAAGCAATGGGGTCCACTGGGAAAGAGGTGAAATGGCTGCTAAAATGAGTGATGATGTGGGGTTAGTTATGAATTGTGGAGAGGATTGGTGGGGTTTTGATACACAAAGTATTAGGCCTTGTGAGGTAGTGATTATGTCAAGTGCTAAAGTAAGAGCTAATAGTTCTGTGTATTGGCTTTACTATACTGGTTTTAGTTCTGAAAAGATTGAATTTTTAGACAATTCTTTGGATTTTAGTTTAGAAAATCCAGAAACATTGTACTCTGATGGTGAAAAAGGCAAGATTTTTAAGTCGTTACCGGGTTTAGCAATGAGTCAAGATGGTAGACATTGGGCAAGAATTGAAGGAGAACATCATTCTGGTGCTTTATTTGATGTTGGTATTGAAGGTGAATGGGATTCTTTGTTTATAGCCTCACCAAAAGTAGTTTTTCGTAGTAGTGGTGATTTAAGAATGTATTATCATTCATATGATGTTGAAAAAGGGAACTTTGCAATTGGGATAGCAAGGTCAAGGGATGGAATAAAATGGTTAAAATTAGGAAAGATCATAGGTGGAGGAGGAAAAATTGGTGCTTTTGATGAGCTAGGAGTGTTGAATCCACACGTTGTTCGAAATCGAAAAGATGGGAAGTATTTGATGGTTTATGAAGGTGTGGATTCAAATGGAAGAAGAAGTATTGGAATGGCGATATCTTCGGATGGTTTAAagggatggaaaagagttcaagaAAATCCAGTGTTGAAGAAATGTGAAGAACAGAGATGGGATAGTGAAGGGGTGGGATCACCTTATCTTGTTCAAATGGATGGAGATGATCAAGATCATGAATGGAGATTGTATTATAGAGGGgttgggaaaaatggaagaactgGGATTGGTATGGCAGTTTCTCAAGGAAATGAATTTCAAAGTTTTCAAAGGTGGACAGGGTTTCATTTATGA